One region of Mangifera indica cultivar Alphonso chromosome 3, CATAS_Mindica_2.1, whole genome shotgun sequence genomic DNA includes:
- the LOC123211793 gene encoding GBF-interacting protein 1-like isoform X2: MVTSRGSARIEGGTQILSAGVRKTIQTIKEIVGNHSDADIYVALKDSNMDPNETAQKLLNQDPFLEVKRRRDKKKEPQSVGSKVSAVPRKKSENYVPMTKVRTFTDRNGRRGGYTRNALPGINREFRVVRDNRVNQNTIKEMDSPLPQCSTSTDDMVAPNAAGKGGPTGIPNSQNPSFGQSLSQSLNGPSDLRHRPTRDSNVGGTDRREAPDAKKTTVPGTVARVQVVKANNSQEQSATLALSNSVGVYFSSTDPVHVPSPDSRSSAAVGAIKREVGVVGGGRQSSENAAKDSSATSSSFSNSLLGRDNSSESFQPFLAISKADQLKQGIASGSGMSSIPVSRALFTNHYTGKSHQQAVGHQKASQHNKEWKPKLSQKSSVIGPGVIGIPTKSTSVPADNSKGSESDAAKLHDKLSRVNIYENQNVIIAQHIRVPETDRRRLTFGSFGVDFDSSQSFGSGFQAIGATEESNSESAASLSVAAPKSSADEVSGNKPVDILDDQIRNSGSDSPASGEASEHQLPDDIKETSSPKNLDNYGDVGLVLENNQSYVLSESQQQQDPSELASFSAYDPQTGYDMPYFRPGMDETVRGQGLPSPQESLASHTSNNIPASTITMVQQQQPPQMTQMYPQVHVSHYTNLMPYRQFISPLYVPQMAVPGYSSNPAYPHPSNGSSYLLMPGGSSPLSANGLKYGIQQFKPVPAGSPTGFGNFTSPTGYTINGPNVVGSAAGLEDSSRMKYKDGNLYVPNPQAETSELWIQNPRDLPGLQSAQYYNIPAQTSHPAYLPSHAGHASFSAAVPQSSHMQFPGMYHPTPQPAAMANPHHLGPAMGGNIGVGVAPAAPGAQVGAYQQPQLGNFNWTPNF; the protein is encoded by the exons ATGGTCACTAGTCGTGGGTCAGCGAGAATAGAAGGTGGGACTCAGATTTTGTCTGCGGGAGTAAGGAAAACCATCCAAACGATCAAAGAAATTGTGGGTAATCACTCTGATGCTGACATATATGTGGCTTTGAAAGACTCTAACATGGACCCAAATGAAACTGCTCAAAAGCTGCTTAATCAAG ATCCATTCCTTGAGgtaaagagaagaagagacaagAAGAAAGAG CCTCAGAGTGTGGGCTCCAAGGTTTCAGCTGTACCAAGAAAAAAATCAGAGAATTATGTTCCAATGACTAAAGTGCGTACGTTTACTGATCGTAATGGTCGAAGAGGTGGCTATACTCGGAATGCTTTACCTg GAATTAATCGAGAGTTCCGTGTTGTGAGAGACAACAGAGTGAATCAAAATACAATTAAGGAGATGGATTCTCCTCTGCCACAGTGCTCAACATCTACTGATGATATGGTGGCCCCCAATGCTGCTGGAAAGGG TGGCCCAACAGGAATTCCAAATAGTCAAAATCCCTCTTTTGGACAGAGTTTATCTCAGTCTTTGAATGGACCATCAGATTTGCGGCATAGACCTACTCGAGATTCTAATGTTGGTGGTACTGATAGGAGAGAAGCACCTGATGCAAAAAAGACTACCGTTCCTGGTACAGTTGCTCGGGTGCAAGTGGTGAAAGCTAACAATTCTCAAGAACAATCTGCAACACTGGCATTGAGCAATTCTGTTGGGGTATACTTTTCCTCTACAGATCCTGTTCATGTGCCATCTCCTGATTCAAGATCTTCTGCTGCTGTTGGAGCTATTAAGCGTGAAGTTGGGGTTGTGGGTGGTGGGCGACAGTCTAGTGAAAATGCTGCCAAAGATTCCTCTGCAACAAGTAGTTCTTTCTCAAATTCGCTTTTGGGAAGGGATAATTCTTCAGAATCATTTCAACCATTCCTTGCAATTTCTAAAGCTGACCAACTTAAACAAGGTATTGCGAGCGGTTCTGGAATGTCCAGTATTCCAGTCAGCAGGGCTTTGTTTACTAATCATTATACCGGAAAGTCACACCAGCAAGCTGTTGGTCATCAAAAAG CTTCACAACATAATAAGGAGTGGAAACCAAAATTGAGCCAAAAATCAAGTGTAATTGGGCCTGGAGTGATTGGAATTCCTACTAAATCTACATCAGTTCCTGCTGACAATTCTAAAGGATCGGAGTCAGATGCGGCAAAATTACATGATAAACTCTCTCGAGTAAACATATATGAAAATCAGAATGTAATCATAGCCCAGCATATTCGAGTCCCTGAGACTGATCGCCGTAGGTTGACTTTCGGTAGTTTCGGAGTAGATTTTGATTCCTCTCAGAGTTTTGGATCTGGATTTCAAGCAATTGGTGCTACTGAAGAATCAAATAGTGAATCTGCTGCAAG TTTGTCTGTAGCTGCTCCTAAGTCCTCTGCTGATGAGGTTTCTGGCAACAAGCCAGTGGATATTCTAGATGACCAAATAAGAAATTCTGGATCTGACTCACCAGCATCAGGTGAAGCATCTGAGCATCAATTGCCTGATGATATTAAAGAGACTTCAAGTCCTAAGAATTTGGACAACTATGGTGATGTTGGATTGGTTCTGGAAAATAACCAATCCTATGTTCTTTCAGAGTCACAACAGCAGCAAGATCCTTCTGAGTTGGCAAGTTTCTCG GCATATGATCCCCAGACTGGTTATGATATGCCATATTTCAGACCGGGTATGGATGAAACTGTACGAGGACAAGGACTACCTTCTCCTCAGGAG TCCCTGGCCTCACATACCTCCAACAACATCCCAGCATCAACAATTACCATGGTACAGCAGCAGCAACCACCACAAATGACCCAGATGTATCCGCAAGTCCATGTTTCCCATTACACTAACCTTATGCCATACCGCCAATTCATCTCCCCACTTTATGTACCACAGATGGCTGTGCCTGGCTATTCTAGTAACCCTGCCTACCCACATCCATCAAATGGCAGCAGTTACTTGCTAATGCCAGGAGGTAGTTCACCTCTCAGTGCAAATGGTCTTAAGTATGGAATTCAGCAATTTAAGCCTGTTCCTGCAGGCAGTCCCACTGGGTTTGGAAATTTTACAAGTCCAACAGGGTATACCATCAATGGTCCTAATGTGGTTGGGAGTGCTGCTGGGCTTGAAGATTCATCTCGAATGAAATACAAAGATGGAAACCTTTATGTTCCAAATCCACAG GCTGAGACATCCGAACTTTGGATTCAGAACCCAAGAGATCTTCCAGGCTTGCAGTCAGCTCAATACTACAACATACCTGCACAAACATCTCACCCAGCTTATTTGCCATCCCATGCTGGCCATGCTTCCTTCAGTGCAGCTGTACCACAATCGTCGCACATGCAGTTCCCAGGCATGTACCATCCAACGCCACAACCTGCTGCAATGGCCAATCCACACCATTTGGGGCCTGCCATGGGTGGTAATATTGGAGTTGGGGTTGCCCCAGCTGCTCCTGGAGCACAAGTTGGTGCATATCAGCAGCCTCAATTGGGAAATTTCAATTGGACTCCAAACTTTTGA
- the LOC123211793 gene encoding GBF-interacting protein 1-like isoform X1, with protein MVTSRGSARIEGGTQILSAGVRKTIQTIKEIVGNHSDADIYVALKDSNMDPNETAQKLLNQDPFLEVKRRRDKKKEPQSVGSKVSAVPRKKSENYVPMTKVRTFTDRNGRRGGYTRNALPDAGINREFRVVRDNRVNQNTIKEMDSPLPQCSTSTDDMVAPNAAGKGGPTGIPNSQNPSFGQSLSQSLNGPSDLRHRPTRDSNVGGTDRREAPDAKKTTVPGTVARVQVVKANNSQEQSATLALSNSVGVYFSSTDPVHVPSPDSRSSAAVGAIKREVGVVGGGRQSSENAAKDSSATSSSFSNSLLGRDNSSESFQPFLAISKADQLKQGIASGSGMSSIPVSRALFTNHYTGKSHQQAVGHQKASQHNKEWKPKLSQKSSVIGPGVIGIPTKSTSVPADNSKGSESDAAKLHDKLSRVNIYENQNVIIAQHIRVPETDRRRLTFGSFGVDFDSSQSFGSGFQAIGATEESNSESAASLSVAAPKSSADEVSGNKPVDILDDQIRNSGSDSPASGEASEHQLPDDIKETSSPKNLDNYGDVGLVLENNQSYVLSESQQQQDPSELASFSAYDPQTGYDMPYFRPGMDETVRGQGLPSPQESLASHTSNNIPASTITMVQQQQPPQMTQMYPQVHVSHYTNLMPYRQFISPLYVPQMAVPGYSSNPAYPHPSNGSSYLLMPGGSSPLSANGLKYGIQQFKPVPAGSPTGFGNFTSPTGYTINGPNVVGSAAGLEDSSRMKYKDGNLYVPNPQAETSELWIQNPRDLPGLQSAQYYNIPAQTSHPAYLPSHAGHASFSAAVPQSSHMQFPGMYHPTPQPAAMANPHHLGPAMGGNIGVGVAPAAPGAQVGAYQQPQLGNFNWTPNF; from the exons ATGGTCACTAGTCGTGGGTCAGCGAGAATAGAAGGTGGGACTCAGATTTTGTCTGCGGGAGTAAGGAAAACCATCCAAACGATCAAAGAAATTGTGGGTAATCACTCTGATGCTGACATATATGTGGCTTTGAAAGACTCTAACATGGACCCAAATGAAACTGCTCAAAAGCTGCTTAATCAAG ATCCATTCCTTGAGgtaaagagaagaagagacaagAAGAAAGAG CCTCAGAGTGTGGGCTCCAAGGTTTCAGCTGTACCAAGAAAAAAATCAGAGAATTATGTTCCAATGACTAAAGTGCGTACGTTTACTGATCGTAATGGTCGAAGAGGTGGCTATACTCGGAATGCTTTACCTg ATGCAGGAATTAATCGAGAGTTCCGTGTTGTGAGAGACAACAGAGTGAATCAAAATACAATTAAGGAGATGGATTCTCCTCTGCCACAGTGCTCAACATCTACTGATGATATGGTGGCCCCCAATGCTGCTGGAAAGGG TGGCCCAACAGGAATTCCAAATAGTCAAAATCCCTCTTTTGGACAGAGTTTATCTCAGTCTTTGAATGGACCATCAGATTTGCGGCATAGACCTACTCGAGATTCTAATGTTGGTGGTACTGATAGGAGAGAAGCACCTGATGCAAAAAAGACTACCGTTCCTGGTACAGTTGCTCGGGTGCAAGTGGTGAAAGCTAACAATTCTCAAGAACAATCTGCAACACTGGCATTGAGCAATTCTGTTGGGGTATACTTTTCCTCTACAGATCCTGTTCATGTGCCATCTCCTGATTCAAGATCTTCTGCTGCTGTTGGAGCTATTAAGCGTGAAGTTGGGGTTGTGGGTGGTGGGCGACAGTCTAGTGAAAATGCTGCCAAAGATTCCTCTGCAACAAGTAGTTCTTTCTCAAATTCGCTTTTGGGAAGGGATAATTCTTCAGAATCATTTCAACCATTCCTTGCAATTTCTAAAGCTGACCAACTTAAACAAGGTATTGCGAGCGGTTCTGGAATGTCCAGTATTCCAGTCAGCAGGGCTTTGTTTACTAATCATTATACCGGAAAGTCACACCAGCAAGCTGTTGGTCATCAAAAAG CTTCACAACATAATAAGGAGTGGAAACCAAAATTGAGCCAAAAATCAAGTGTAATTGGGCCTGGAGTGATTGGAATTCCTACTAAATCTACATCAGTTCCTGCTGACAATTCTAAAGGATCGGAGTCAGATGCGGCAAAATTACATGATAAACTCTCTCGAGTAAACATATATGAAAATCAGAATGTAATCATAGCCCAGCATATTCGAGTCCCTGAGACTGATCGCCGTAGGTTGACTTTCGGTAGTTTCGGAGTAGATTTTGATTCCTCTCAGAGTTTTGGATCTGGATTTCAAGCAATTGGTGCTACTGAAGAATCAAATAGTGAATCTGCTGCAAG TTTGTCTGTAGCTGCTCCTAAGTCCTCTGCTGATGAGGTTTCTGGCAACAAGCCAGTGGATATTCTAGATGACCAAATAAGAAATTCTGGATCTGACTCACCAGCATCAGGTGAAGCATCTGAGCATCAATTGCCTGATGATATTAAAGAGACTTCAAGTCCTAAGAATTTGGACAACTATGGTGATGTTGGATTGGTTCTGGAAAATAACCAATCCTATGTTCTTTCAGAGTCACAACAGCAGCAAGATCCTTCTGAGTTGGCAAGTTTCTCG GCATATGATCCCCAGACTGGTTATGATATGCCATATTTCAGACCGGGTATGGATGAAACTGTACGAGGACAAGGACTACCTTCTCCTCAGGAG TCCCTGGCCTCACATACCTCCAACAACATCCCAGCATCAACAATTACCATGGTACAGCAGCAGCAACCACCACAAATGACCCAGATGTATCCGCAAGTCCATGTTTCCCATTACACTAACCTTATGCCATACCGCCAATTCATCTCCCCACTTTATGTACCACAGATGGCTGTGCCTGGCTATTCTAGTAACCCTGCCTACCCACATCCATCAAATGGCAGCAGTTACTTGCTAATGCCAGGAGGTAGTTCACCTCTCAGTGCAAATGGTCTTAAGTATGGAATTCAGCAATTTAAGCCTGTTCCTGCAGGCAGTCCCACTGGGTTTGGAAATTTTACAAGTCCAACAGGGTATACCATCAATGGTCCTAATGTGGTTGGGAGTGCTGCTGGGCTTGAAGATTCATCTCGAATGAAATACAAAGATGGAAACCTTTATGTTCCAAATCCACAG GCTGAGACATCCGAACTTTGGATTCAGAACCCAAGAGATCTTCCAGGCTTGCAGTCAGCTCAATACTACAACATACCTGCACAAACATCTCACCCAGCTTATTTGCCATCCCATGCTGGCCATGCTTCCTTCAGTGCAGCTGTACCACAATCGTCGCACATGCAGTTCCCAGGCATGTACCATCCAACGCCACAACCTGCTGCAATGGCCAATCCACACCATTTGGGGCCTGCCATGGGTGGTAATATTGGAGTTGGGGTTGCCCCAGCTGCTCCTGGAGCACAAGTTGGTGCATATCAGCAGCCTCAATTGGGAAATTTCAATTGGACTCCAAACTTTTGA
- the LOC123211793 gene encoding GBF-interacting protein 1-like isoform X4, whose translation MVTSRGSARIEGGTQILSAGVRKTIQTIKEIVGNHSDADIYVALKDSNMDPNETAQKLLNQDPFLEVKRRRDKKKESVGSKVSAVPRKKSENYVPMTKVRTFTDRNGRRGGYTRNALPGINREFRVVRDNRVNQNTIKEMDSPLPQCSTSTDDMVAPNAAGKGGPTGIPNSQNPSFGQSLSQSLNGPSDLRHRPTRDSNVGGTDRREAPDAKKTTVPGTVARVQVVKANNSQEQSATLALSNSVGVYFSSTDPVHVPSPDSRSSAAVGAIKREVGVVGGGRQSSENAAKDSSATSSSFSNSLLGRDNSSESFQPFLAISKADQLKQGIASGSGMSSIPVSRALFTNHYTGKSHQQAVGHQKASQHNKEWKPKLSQKSSVIGPGVIGIPTKSTSVPADNSKGSESDAAKLHDKLSRVNIYENQNVIIAQHIRVPETDRRRLTFGSFGVDFDSSQSFGSGFQAIGATEESNSESAASLSVAAPKSSADEVSGNKPVDILDDQIRNSGSDSPASGEASEHQLPDDIKETSSPKNLDNYGDVGLVLENNQSYVLSESQQQQDPSELASFSAYDPQTGYDMPYFRPGMDETVRGQGLPSPQESLASHTSNNIPASTITMVQQQQPPQMTQMYPQVHVSHYTNLMPYRQFISPLYVPQMAVPGYSSNPAYPHPSNGSSYLLMPGGSSPLSANGLKYGIQQFKPVPAGSPTGFGNFTSPTGYTINGPNVVGSAAGLEDSSRMKYKDGNLYVPNPQAETSELWIQNPRDLPGLQSAQYYNIPAQTSHPAYLPSHAGHASFSAAVPQSSHMQFPGMYHPTPQPAAMANPHHLGPAMGGNIGVGVAPAAPGAQVGAYQQPQLGNFNWTPNF comes from the exons ATGGTCACTAGTCGTGGGTCAGCGAGAATAGAAGGTGGGACTCAGATTTTGTCTGCGGGAGTAAGGAAAACCATCCAAACGATCAAAGAAATTGTGGGTAATCACTCTGATGCTGACATATATGTGGCTTTGAAAGACTCTAACATGGACCCAAATGAAACTGCTCAAAAGCTGCTTAATCAAG ATCCATTCCTTGAGgtaaagagaagaagagacaagAAGAAAGAG AGTGTGGGCTCCAAGGTTTCAGCTGTACCAAGAAAAAAATCAGAGAATTATGTTCCAATGACTAAAGTGCGTACGTTTACTGATCGTAATGGTCGAAGAGGTGGCTATACTCGGAATGCTTTACCTg GAATTAATCGAGAGTTCCGTGTTGTGAGAGACAACAGAGTGAATCAAAATACAATTAAGGAGATGGATTCTCCTCTGCCACAGTGCTCAACATCTACTGATGATATGGTGGCCCCCAATGCTGCTGGAAAGGG TGGCCCAACAGGAATTCCAAATAGTCAAAATCCCTCTTTTGGACAGAGTTTATCTCAGTCTTTGAATGGACCATCAGATTTGCGGCATAGACCTACTCGAGATTCTAATGTTGGTGGTACTGATAGGAGAGAAGCACCTGATGCAAAAAAGACTACCGTTCCTGGTACAGTTGCTCGGGTGCAAGTGGTGAAAGCTAACAATTCTCAAGAACAATCTGCAACACTGGCATTGAGCAATTCTGTTGGGGTATACTTTTCCTCTACAGATCCTGTTCATGTGCCATCTCCTGATTCAAGATCTTCTGCTGCTGTTGGAGCTATTAAGCGTGAAGTTGGGGTTGTGGGTGGTGGGCGACAGTCTAGTGAAAATGCTGCCAAAGATTCCTCTGCAACAAGTAGTTCTTTCTCAAATTCGCTTTTGGGAAGGGATAATTCTTCAGAATCATTTCAACCATTCCTTGCAATTTCTAAAGCTGACCAACTTAAACAAGGTATTGCGAGCGGTTCTGGAATGTCCAGTATTCCAGTCAGCAGGGCTTTGTTTACTAATCATTATACCGGAAAGTCACACCAGCAAGCTGTTGGTCATCAAAAAG CTTCACAACATAATAAGGAGTGGAAACCAAAATTGAGCCAAAAATCAAGTGTAATTGGGCCTGGAGTGATTGGAATTCCTACTAAATCTACATCAGTTCCTGCTGACAATTCTAAAGGATCGGAGTCAGATGCGGCAAAATTACATGATAAACTCTCTCGAGTAAACATATATGAAAATCAGAATGTAATCATAGCCCAGCATATTCGAGTCCCTGAGACTGATCGCCGTAGGTTGACTTTCGGTAGTTTCGGAGTAGATTTTGATTCCTCTCAGAGTTTTGGATCTGGATTTCAAGCAATTGGTGCTACTGAAGAATCAAATAGTGAATCTGCTGCAAG TTTGTCTGTAGCTGCTCCTAAGTCCTCTGCTGATGAGGTTTCTGGCAACAAGCCAGTGGATATTCTAGATGACCAAATAAGAAATTCTGGATCTGACTCACCAGCATCAGGTGAAGCATCTGAGCATCAATTGCCTGATGATATTAAAGAGACTTCAAGTCCTAAGAATTTGGACAACTATGGTGATGTTGGATTGGTTCTGGAAAATAACCAATCCTATGTTCTTTCAGAGTCACAACAGCAGCAAGATCCTTCTGAGTTGGCAAGTTTCTCG GCATATGATCCCCAGACTGGTTATGATATGCCATATTTCAGACCGGGTATGGATGAAACTGTACGAGGACAAGGACTACCTTCTCCTCAGGAG TCCCTGGCCTCACATACCTCCAACAACATCCCAGCATCAACAATTACCATGGTACAGCAGCAGCAACCACCACAAATGACCCAGATGTATCCGCAAGTCCATGTTTCCCATTACACTAACCTTATGCCATACCGCCAATTCATCTCCCCACTTTATGTACCACAGATGGCTGTGCCTGGCTATTCTAGTAACCCTGCCTACCCACATCCATCAAATGGCAGCAGTTACTTGCTAATGCCAGGAGGTAGTTCACCTCTCAGTGCAAATGGTCTTAAGTATGGAATTCAGCAATTTAAGCCTGTTCCTGCAGGCAGTCCCACTGGGTTTGGAAATTTTACAAGTCCAACAGGGTATACCATCAATGGTCCTAATGTGGTTGGGAGTGCTGCTGGGCTTGAAGATTCATCTCGAATGAAATACAAAGATGGAAACCTTTATGTTCCAAATCCACAG GCTGAGACATCCGAACTTTGGATTCAGAACCCAAGAGATCTTCCAGGCTTGCAGTCAGCTCAATACTACAACATACCTGCACAAACATCTCACCCAGCTTATTTGCCATCCCATGCTGGCCATGCTTCCTTCAGTGCAGCTGTACCACAATCGTCGCACATGCAGTTCCCAGGCATGTACCATCCAACGCCACAACCTGCTGCAATGGCCAATCCACACCATTTGGGGCCTGCCATGGGTGGTAATATTGGAGTTGGGGTTGCCCCAGCTGCTCCTGGAGCACAAGTTGGTGCATATCAGCAGCCTCAATTGGGAAATTTCAATTGGACTCCAAACTTTTGA
- the LOC123211793 gene encoding GBF-interacting protein 1-like isoform X3 — translation MVTSRGSARIEGGTQILSAGVRKTIQTIKEIVGNHSDADIYVALKDSNMDPNETAQKLLNQDPFLEVKRRRDKKKESVGSKVSAVPRKKSENYVPMTKVRTFTDRNGRRGGYTRNALPDAGINREFRVVRDNRVNQNTIKEMDSPLPQCSTSTDDMVAPNAAGKGGPTGIPNSQNPSFGQSLSQSLNGPSDLRHRPTRDSNVGGTDRREAPDAKKTTVPGTVARVQVVKANNSQEQSATLALSNSVGVYFSSTDPVHVPSPDSRSSAAVGAIKREVGVVGGGRQSSENAAKDSSATSSSFSNSLLGRDNSSESFQPFLAISKADQLKQGIASGSGMSSIPVSRALFTNHYTGKSHQQAVGHQKASQHNKEWKPKLSQKSSVIGPGVIGIPTKSTSVPADNSKGSESDAAKLHDKLSRVNIYENQNVIIAQHIRVPETDRRRLTFGSFGVDFDSSQSFGSGFQAIGATEESNSESAASLSVAAPKSSADEVSGNKPVDILDDQIRNSGSDSPASGEASEHQLPDDIKETSSPKNLDNYGDVGLVLENNQSYVLSESQQQQDPSELASFSAYDPQTGYDMPYFRPGMDETVRGQGLPSPQESLASHTSNNIPASTITMVQQQQPPQMTQMYPQVHVSHYTNLMPYRQFISPLYVPQMAVPGYSSNPAYPHPSNGSSYLLMPGGSSPLSANGLKYGIQQFKPVPAGSPTGFGNFTSPTGYTINGPNVVGSAAGLEDSSRMKYKDGNLYVPNPQAETSELWIQNPRDLPGLQSAQYYNIPAQTSHPAYLPSHAGHASFSAAVPQSSHMQFPGMYHPTPQPAAMANPHHLGPAMGGNIGVGVAPAAPGAQVGAYQQPQLGNFNWTPNF, via the exons ATGGTCACTAGTCGTGGGTCAGCGAGAATAGAAGGTGGGACTCAGATTTTGTCTGCGGGAGTAAGGAAAACCATCCAAACGATCAAAGAAATTGTGGGTAATCACTCTGATGCTGACATATATGTGGCTTTGAAAGACTCTAACATGGACCCAAATGAAACTGCTCAAAAGCTGCTTAATCAAG ATCCATTCCTTGAGgtaaagagaagaagagacaagAAGAAAGAG AGTGTGGGCTCCAAGGTTTCAGCTGTACCAAGAAAAAAATCAGAGAATTATGTTCCAATGACTAAAGTGCGTACGTTTACTGATCGTAATGGTCGAAGAGGTGGCTATACTCGGAATGCTTTACCTg ATGCAGGAATTAATCGAGAGTTCCGTGTTGTGAGAGACAACAGAGTGAATCAAAATACAATTAAGGAGATGGATTCTCCTCTGCCACAGTGCTCAACATCTACTGATGATATGGTGGCCCCCAATGCTGCTGGAAAGGG TGGCCCAACAGGAATTCCAAATAGTCAAAATCCCTCTTTTGGACAGAGTTTATCTCAGTCTTTGAATGGACCATCAGATTTGCGGCATAGACCTACTCGAGATTCTAATGTTGGTGGTACTGATAGGAGAGAAGCACCTGATGCAAAAAAGACTACCGTTCCTGGTACAGTTGCTCGGGTGCAAGTGGTGAAAGCTAACAATTCTCAAGAACAATCTGCAACACTGGCATTGAGCAATTCTGTTGGGGTATACTTTTCCTCTACAGATCCTGTTCATGTGCCATCTCCTGATTCAAGATCTTCTGCTGCTGTTGGAGCTATTAAGCGTGAAGTTGGGGTTGTGGGTGGTGGGCGACAGTCTAGTGAAAATGCTGCCAAAGATTCCTCTGCAACAAGTAGTTCTTTCTCAAATTCGCTTTTGGGAAGGGATAATTCTTCAGAATCATTTCAACCATTCCTTGCAATTTCTAAAGCTGACCAACTTAAACAAGGTATTGCGAGCGGTTCTGGAATGTCCAGTATTCCAGTCAGCAGGGCTTTGTTTACTAATCATTATACCGGAAAGTCACACCAGCAAGCTGTTGGTCATCAAAAAG CTTCACAACATAATAAGGAGTGGAAACCAAAATTGAGCCAAAAATCAAGTGTAATTGGGCCTGGAGTGATTGGAATTCCTACTAAATCTACATCAGTTCCTGCTGACAATTCTAAAGGATCGGAGTCAGATGCGGCAAAATTACATGATAAACTCTCTCGAGTAAACATATATGAAAATCAGAATGTAATCATAGCCCAGCATATTCGAGTCCCTGAGACTGATCGCCGTAGGTTGACTTTCGGTAGTTTCGGAGTAGATTTTGATTCCTCTCAGAGTTTTGGATCTGGATTTCAAGCAATTGGTGCTACTGAAGAATCAAATAGTGAATCTGCTGCAAG TTTGTCTGTAGCTGCTCCTAAGTCCTCTGCTGATGAGGTTTCTGGCAACAAGCCAGTGGATATTCTAGATGACCAAATAAGAAATTCTGGATCTGACTCACCAGCATCAGGTGAAGCATCTGAGCATCAATTGCCTGATGATATTAAAGAGACTTCAAGTCCTAAGAATTTGGACAACTATGGTGATGTTGGATTGGTTCTGGAAAATAACCAATCCTATGTTCTTTCAGAGTCACAACAGCAGCAAGATCCTTCTGAGTTGGCAAGTTTCTCG GCATATGATCCCCAGACTGGTTATGATATGCCATATTTCAGACCGGGTATGGATGAAACTGTACGAGGACAAGGACTACCTTCTCCTCAGGAG TCCCTGGCCTCACATACCTCCAACAACATCCCAGCATCAACAATTACCATGGTACAGCAGCAGCAACCACCACAAATGACCCAGATGTATCCGCAAGTCCATGTTTCCCATTACACTAACCTTATGCCATACCGCCAATTCATCTCCCCACTTTATGTACCACAGATGGCTGTGCCTGGCTATTCTAGTAACCCTGCCTACCCACATCCATCAAATGGCAGCAGTTACTTGCTAATGCCAGGAGGTAGTTCACCTCTCAGTGCAAATGGTCTTAAGTATGGAATTCAGCAATTTAAGCCTGTTCCTGCAGGCAGTCCCACTGGGTTTGGAAATTTTACAAGTCCAACAGGGTATACCATCAATGGTCCTAATGTGGTTGGGAGTGCTGCTGGGCTTGAAGATTCATCTCGAATGAAATACAAAGATGGAAACCTTTATGTTCCAAATCCACAG GCTGAGACATCCGAACTTTGGATTCAGAACCCAAGAGATCTTCCAGGCTTGCAGTCAGCTCAATACTACAACATACCTGCACAAACATCTCACCCAGCTTATTTGCCATCCCATGCTGGCCATGCTTCCTTCAGTGCAGCTGTACCACAATCGTCGCACATGCAGTTCCCAGGCATGTACCATCCAACGCCACAACCTGCTGCAATGGCCAATCCACACCATTTGGGGCCTGCCATGGGTGGTAATATTGGAGTTGGGGTTGCCCCAGCTGCTCCTGGAGCACAAGTTGGTGCATATCAGCAGCCTCAATTGGGAAATTTCAATTGGACTCCAAACTTTTGA